Below is a window of Lacrimispora xylanolytica DNA.
GCTGTCACAGAGTGGCCCAATGTGAACCAGACCGGAGATCTGGTTCGGTATGGGTGGCTGGCAGTAGGGGCTTCCCTGTTTAGTATGCTGCTTTATTTTATGGCATTATTGTGTACTCATTTATCTGCATTCCGAACAGCAAGAAATATGAAAACAGTTGCCATGAATCATCTATCCGGGCTTCCGGTTGGCTATATTAAAAGCCTGGGAAGCGGTAAGATAAGAAGAATCATTGATGATGGAGCGGGACAGACAGAAACCTATCTGGCGCACCAGCTTCCGGACCTGGCCGGGGCAATCGTCACTCCGGCAGCAGTCCTTTTTCTTCTCTTTTATTTTGATTGGAGATTTGGACTCGTCAGCCTTTTGCCTGTTGCAATCGGACTCTGCTTTTTAACACGCATGATGGGGCCAGCTTCTGCAGAATCCATGAAGCAGTATCAAAATGCCCTGGAAGACATGAACAATGAAGCCGTGGAGTATGTACGGGGAATACCAGTGGTAAAGACCTTTCAGCAAAGCATATTTTCCTTTAAGAATTTCCATGAATCCATATTGCGATACCGGGACTGGGCAGTAAAATACACCTTATCCATGCGGCTGCCCATGTGCGCCTATACCATGAGTATCAATGGGATATTTGCCTTCTTAATTCCGGCAGGGCTTCTGCTTGTTTCAGGAAAAGCAGCTGGTGCTTCGGATTTGAACGTACTACTTGATTTGATTTTCTATATTTTATTCACCCCGGTTTGCGTCACCATGATGGATAAGATCATGTGGACCAGTGAAAATACCATGCAGGCGAAAGAAGCCCTTCGAAGAGTTATGAGCATTGTTAATGAGGAGCCCTTAACTGAGCCTGAGAATCCAAAGGTTCCTGGCAGTGCATCGGTAGAATTTAAGGATGTCACCTTTTCCTATGGAAAAGAAAACATGCCGGCAGTCAAAGGTGTTTCCTTTCAGATACCAGAAGGGCACACGGTTGCTCTTGTTGGGCCGTCAGGAGGTGGAAAATCAACCGTAGCAAGGATTTTATCCCGATTTTATGATGTGGATAGCGGAAAGATTCTGGTGGGTGGAG
It encodes the following:
- a CDS encoding ABC transporter ATP-binding protein, whose amino-acid sequence is MTKLPDTKKVTLMTFAGNYKYLTWLGCILSGISTIVGLFPYIYMWLAVKGAVTEWPNVNQTGDLVRYGWLAVGASLFSMLLYFMALLCTHLSAFRTARNMKTVAMNHLSGLPVGYIKSLGSGKIRRIIDDGAGQTETYLAHQLPDLAGAIVTPAAVLFLLFYFDWRFGLVSLLPVAIGLCFLTRMMGPASAESMKQYQNALEDMNNEAVEYVRGIPVVKTFQQSIFSFKNFHESILRYRDWAVKYTLSMRLPMCAYTMSINGIFAFLIPAGLLLVSGKAAGASDLNVLLDLIFYILFTPVCVTMMDKIMWTSENTMQAKEALRRVMSIVNEEPLTEPENPKVPGSASVEFKDVTFSYGKENMPAVKGVSFQIPEGHTVALVGPSGGGKSTVARILSRFYDVDSGKILVGGADVREMGTEELMKNISFVFQDSHLFKDTLLRNIQAARPDASIEEVERAVKAARCEDIIKKFPQALNTLVGSKGTYLSGGECQRIALARAVLKDAPIIVLDEATAFADPDNEYEIQKAFETLVKGKTVLMIAHRLSTVCKADQILVMNHGEIEEAGTHEELLHKGGLYATMWEDYQTSVSWKVGEHHE